The following coding sequences are from one Lolium rigidum isolate FL_2022 chromosome 6, APGP_CSIRO_Lrig_0.1, whole genome shotgun sequence window:
- the LOC124659653 gene encoding probable protein phosphatase 2C 38, translated as MVGQTMMRIVRPCFKPSLSDAQVVGGGAGVGTRDGLLWYKDTGKHACGDFSMAVVQANNLLEDGSQVEAGPFVIDGAQGPCGTFVGVYDGHGGPETARFITDNLFNHLKKFATEQQTVSADVIRKTYAATEEGFLNLVRKQWLIKPQIASVGSCCLVGVINEGVLYIANAGDSRAVLGRIERGGRDIKAVQLSSEHNASFEAVRDELRQLHPDDPRIVVLKHNVWRVKGIIQISRSIGDAYLKSSEFNREPLLARFRIPGPFHKQILCPEPSILEHRLCAEDQFVIFASDGLWEHLSNQEAVDIVYSSPRNGIARRLIKAALREAAKKREMRYSDLKKIDRGVRRHFHDDITVVVLFMDPALIGKRLYGGPLLSLRGGGGTPTLAQKC; from the exons ATGGTGGGGCAAACCATGATGCGCATCGTGCGGCCCTGCTTCAAGCCCTCTCTGTCCGACGCGCAGGTCGTGGGCGGGGGCGCCGGGGTTGGGACCAGGGACGGCCTGCTCTGGTACAAGGACACCGGGAAGCACGCCTGCGGTGACTTCTCCATGGCCGTCGTGCAGGCCAACAATCTGCTCGAGGACGGGAGCCAGGTCGAGGCTGGCCCCTTCGTTATCGATGGCGCGCAGGGGCCGTGTGGGACGTTCGTCGGCGTCTATGATGGCCATGGCGGGCCGGAGACTGCGCGGTTCATCACCGATAATTTGTTTAACCATCTGAAGA AGTTCGCGACGGAACAACAGACCGTTTCAGCTGATGTCATACGCAAAACTTATGCCGCCACTGAAGAGGGGTTTCTGAACCTTGTGAGGAAGCAATGGCTCATTAAACCGCAGATCGCCTCGGTTGGTTCGTGCTGCTTGGTTGGCGTCATCAACGAAGGAGTTCTCTACATAGCAAATGCTGGAGATTCTCGTGCTGTTCTTGGGAGAATTGAAAGGGGCGGCAGAGATATCAAGGCCGTTCAGCTGTCTTCGGAGCATAATGCGAGCTTTGAGGCTGTAAGGGATGAGCTAAGACAGTTACACCCAGATGATCCACGGATTGTGGTCCTAAAGCACAATGTTTGGCGTGTGAAAGGCATTATTCAG ATTTCCAGATCAATTGGCGATGCCTACTTGAAAAGTTCAGAGTTCAACCGCGAACCTCTTTTGGCACGGTTCCGTATTCCAGGACCCTTTCATAAACAAATTCTTTGTCCAGAGCCATCCATACTAGAGCATAGACTGTGCGCAGAAGATCAGTTTGTTATATTTGCCTCTGATGGACTATGGGAGCACTTGAGCAACCAGGAAGCTGTGGATATAGTGTACTCTTCACCTCGGAAT GGTATTGCAAGAAGGCTAATAAAAGCAGCTCTCCGAGAGGCAGCGAAGAAAAGGGAAATGCGGTACTCAGACTTGAAGAAGATTGACCGTGGGGTCAGGAGACACTTCCATGATGATATTACTGTTGTAGTACTATTCATGGACCCTGCACTCATTGGCAAGAGGTTATATGGTGGCCCGTTGCTTTCACTAAGGGGTGGTGGTGGTACCCCGACGCTTGCACAGAAATGCTGA